A genomic region of Glycine max cultivar Williams 82 chromosome 15, Glycine_max_v4.0, whole genome shotgun sequence contains the following coding sequences:
- the LOC100783035 gene encoding protein NARROW LEAF 1: MERTRLNMRGRCSGSTPSEESALDLERNCCSHSNLPSLSPPTLQPFASAGQHCESSAAYFSWPSRLNDAAEERANYFLNLQKEVLPETLGRLPKGHQATTLLELMTIRAFHSKILRCYSLGTAIGFRIRRGVLTDIPAILVFVSRKVHKQWLSPIQCLPTALEGPGGVWCDVDVVEFSYFGAPEPVSKEQLYTEIVDDLRGGDPCIGSGSQVASQETYGTLGAIVKSQTGSRQVGFLTNRHVAVDLDYPNQKMFHPLPPTLGPGVYLGAVERATSFITDELWYGIFAGINPETFVRADGAFIPFADDFDMSTVTTSVRGVGDIGDVKIIDLQAPISSLIGKQVVKVGRSSGLTTGVVLAYALEYNDEKGICFLTDLLVVGENQQTFDLEGDSGSLIMLKGDNGEKPRPIGIIWGGTANRGRLKLKVGQPPENWTSGVDLGRLLNLLELDLITTDEGLQVAVQEQRAVSATVIGSTVGDSSPPDGVLPKDKAEDKYEPLGLQIQSIPLGVVPSSQDMKPSIMETEFKLEDGIKVGPSIEHQFIPSFIGRSPLHKNSIQDRTATENLSSLRNNCDEDLCVSLQLGDNEAKRRRSEASTSTEEPQ; encoded by the exons ATGGAGCGCACCAGGCTAAACATGAGAGGTCGTTGCTCTGGTTCGACTCCCTCAGAAGAATCTGCTTTGGATCTTGAAAGAAACTGTTGCAGTCATTCTAATCTGCCTTCACTTAGTCCTCCGACGCTTCAACCCTTTGCTTCAGCTGGGCAGCATTGTGAGAGCAGTGCTGCTTACTTCTCATGGCCAAGCCGCTTGAATGATGCTGCTGAAGAGAGagcaaactattttttaaatctacaaAAGGAGGTGCTACCTGAAACCCTTGGTCGTCTGCCAAAGGGGCATCAGGCAACCACATTACTTGAACTCATGACAATCAGGGCATTTCACAGCAAGATACTTCGTTGTTACAGCCTTGGAACAGCTATTGGTTTTCGAATACGGCGAGGTGTATTAACAGATATTCCTGCCATTCTAGTGTTCGTTTCCAGGAAAGTTCACAAGCAGTGGCTCAGTCCAATCCAGTGTCTACCTACTGCTCTTGAG GGGCCTGGTGGAGTATGGTGTGATGTGGATGTGGTGGAATTCTCGTATTTTGGTGCACCAGAGCCAGTTTCAAAAGAGCAGCTGTACACAGAGATCGTAGATGACTTGCGTGGGGGCGATCCATGCATTGGTTCAGGATCTCAG GTGGCAAGCCAAGAGACATATGGAACTTTGGGTGCCATCGTGAAAAGCCAAACTGGCAGTCGGCAAGTTGGTTTTCTCACAAATCGTCATGTTGCAGTCGACCTAGATTATCCGAACCAAAAGATGTTTCATCCTCTTCCACCGACTTTGGGGCCTGGGGTTTATCTTGGTGCAGTAGAAAGAGCAACTTCATTTATAACGGATGAGCTTTGGTATGGTATATTTGCTGGAATAAACCCAG AGACTTTTGTGAGAGCTGATGGTGCATTCATTCCTTTTGCTGATGACTTTGACATGTCCACTGTTACTACTTCAGTGAGGGGTGTTGGAGATATTGGTGACGTGAAAATAATTGATCTACAGGCTCCAATTAGTAGCCTTATTGGAAAACAAGTGGTGAAGGTTGGAAGAAGCTCTGGCTTGACCACGGGAGTAGTTTTGGCTTATGCCCTAGAGTACAATGATGAGAAAGGTATATGCTTTCTGACGGATCTTCTTGTTGTTGGTGAGAACCAACAAACTTTTGACCTTGAAGGAGACAGTGGAAGTCTCATCATGTTAAAAGGTGACAATGGTGAGAAACCGCGACCAATTGGGATAATATGGGGAGGAACTGCTAACAGAGGCCGCCTTAAGTTAAAAGTTGGGCAACCTCCTGAGAATTGGACTAGTGGGGTGGATCTAGGGCGTCTTCTCAATCTACTTGAACTTGATCTGATAACGACTGATGAAGGACTTCAAG TGGCAGTGCAAGAACAAAGAGCTGTGTCAGCCACAGTAATTGGCTCTACAGTCGGTGATTCCTCACCTCCTGATGGTGTACTTCCAAAAGATAAAGCTGAAGACAAGTATGAGCCACTTGGTCTTCAAATTCAGTCCATTCCCTTAGGAGTTGTACCTAGTAGCCAAGACATGAAACCATCAATAATGGAGACTGAATTTAAATTAGAAGATGGAATCAAGGTTGGTCCCAGTATCGAACACCAGTTCATTCCGAGCTTCATTGGGCGGTCTCCATTGCATAAAAACAGCATACAGGACAGAACTGCAACAGAGAACTTGTCTTCATTGAGGAATAACTGTGATGAAGATTTGTGTGTTTCACTGCAGCTGGGTGACAATGAAGCAAAGAGAAGGCGTTCTGAAGCCTCAACTAGTACTGAGGAACCTCAGTGA